In Sphingobacterium thalpophilum, a genomic segment contains:
- a CDS encoding DNA/RNA non-specific endonuclease has product MTNKNTAIPDQNIFWIAYFIIALLTFSSCQKTESRIDRAAVQFTSTIVGQINTKTTGTSWDKNDQIGVYMYRSDQSLVATSLINQIQNHPFMFNGSLFQSSSPVFLPNEKVDFIAYYPYKSLVDFQYPINVSDQSNVAALDLMYASNAKNIDKSNNTIPLIFVRQLSKININLSITNTAALETNQIIVKMPAISIQGGFDLTTGKLDVNSTEKKEVHKKVSVNANKTTRIEFVLLPGEDITGKAIKFIATNGETYTWTAPHNQQLKNLVAGSQYSFNINIDNGKLTGEIGDSQAYLEIPKMSNLSSDEIFIQHFMPDASDSRNYAMLYDKKLKMAYWVAYPLYNSILGSGNRTDAWGYDPAVSTAFQANLFKGFQPTGYDRGHQLPSADRNFNIAQNKTTFYFTNMTAQVSRLNQGIWANLETKVRTWTAQCDTMYVVTGAIPKTSTDNSLDFAQDNDGKDIAKPKYYFKALAMKKGNEYYTIGYKIDNVIPPAGSTFENYRLTVSELEKITGFTFFPDLNDTQKGNINTSIWNY; this is encoded by the coding sequence ATGACGAACAAGAACACAGCAATCCCGGATCAAAATATATTCTGGATAGCTTACTTTATAATTGCATTGCTTACTTTTAGCTCTTGTCAGAAAACCGAATCTAGAATTGATCGAGCAGCGGTACAATTTACCTCCACCATTGTAGGCCAAATCAATACAAAAACGACAGGGACTTCTTGGGATAAAAATGATCAAATTGGTGTTTATATGTACAGATCCGACCAGTCTTTGGTAGCAACGTCGCTTATCAACCAAATCCAAAATCACCCCTTCATGTTTAACGGTTCGCTTTTTCAAAGTAGTAGCCCAGTCTTTCTACCCAATGAAAAAGTAGACTTTATCGCCTATTATCCTTACAAATCACTAGTAGACTTTCAATACCCCATCAATGTAAGTGATCAGTCCAATGTTGCAGCTTTAGACCTGATGTATGCAAGCAATGCCAAAAATATCGATAAAAGCAACAACACAATACCCCTTATTTTTGTACGACAGTTGAGCAAAATCAACATTAATCTATCCATTACCAATACAGCCGCATTGGAGACCAATCAGATTATAGTAAAAATGCCAGCGATAAGCATCCAAGGAGGATTCGATTTGACAACAGGAAAATTGGATGTTAATTCTACCGAGAAAAAGGAAGTGCACAAAAAGGTATCTGTAAATGCCAATAAAACCACTCGCATAGAGTTTGTGCTACTGCCCGGAGAAGATATCACAGGAAAAGCGATTAAATTTATTGCCACTAATGGTGAAACCTATACCTGGACAGCACCGCATAATCAGCAGTTAAAGAATTTAGTAGCGGGTAGCCAGTATAGTTTTAATATCAACATTGACAATGGAAAACTGACGGGAGAAATTGGTGATTCACAAGCTTATCTAGAAATACCCAAAATGAGTAATCTCAGTAGTGATGAGATATTTATACAACATTTTATGCCAGACGCAAGCGATAGTAGGAATTATGCAATGCTATATGATAAAAAGCTAAAAATGGCGTATTGGGTTGCATATCCCTTGTACAACAGCATTTTAGGCTCAGGCAACCGTACGGATGCCTGGGGTTACGACCCTGCTGTATCAACAGCATTTCAAGCCAATCTATTTAAGGGATTTCAACCAACAGGCTACGATAGAGGGCACCAGTTGCCAAGTGCTGACAGGAATTTCAATATCGCTCAAAATAAAACAACATTTTATTTTACCAACATGACAGCACAGGTTTCACGCCTTAACCAAGGGATTTGGGCAAACCTGGAAACGAAAGTCAGAACCTGGACCGCACAGTGTGACACGATGTATGTCGTAACCGGCGCAATACCTAAGACAAGCACAGATAACAGCCTCGATTTTGCGCAGGACAACGACGGAAAAGATATTGCCAAACCAAAATACTATTTCAAAGCCTTGGCAATGAAAAAAGGAAACGAATATTATACCATTGGTTATAAGATAGACAATGTCATTCCTCCCGCAGGAAGCACATTCGAAAATTATAGGTTAACCGTAAGCGAGCTGGAAAAAATAACTGGATTCACTTTTTTCCCTGATCTAAATGATACGCAGAAAGGAAATATAAATACCTCCATTTGGAATTATTAG
- a CDS encoding HAD family hydrolase yields the protein MKIILFDLDGTLLDTLQDLGDSCNAILEQYGYPTHPLVAYKKFVGNGVQKLIERALPQEARTEKIISTLLRAFKVYYEQKPVSHTRPYTGIIPLLQELKSLGYLISVASNKYHEAVIPLMAEYFPDISFDLVLGHRTGRPAKPDPDIVFDSIQTLGVSKQDCFYVGDSSVDMDTANNAGVTAIGVTWGFREESELRQHGAQHIIHHPQELLEIL from the coding sequence ATGAAGATTATACTATTTGATCTGGACGGAACACTGCTAGACACATTACAGGACCTCGGGGACAGCTGCAATGCTATTCTTGAACAATATGGATATCCAACCCATCCCCTTGTTGCTTATAAGAAATTTGTCGGCAACGGTGTCCAAAAACTTATCGAACGCGCATTACCGCAAGAAGCACGGACAGAAAAAATCATCTCAACTTTACTCCGTGCCTTTAAAGTGTATTATGAACAAAAACCTGTATCGCATACACGACCCTACACAGGGATCATACCGCTACTACAAGAACTGAAATCATTAGGCTATCTCATCTCGGTAGCATCAAATAAATACCATGAAGCGGTGATACCTTTGATGGCCGAATACTTTCCCGATATTTCATTTGATCTCGTCCTGGGGCATCGAACAGGTCGCCCCGCCAAGCCTGATCCCGATATTGTCTTCGACAGTATCCAAACACTCGGTGTTAGCAAACAAGATTGCTTTTATGTAGGCGATTCATCCGTGGATATGGATACCGCCAATAATGCAGGGGTAACAGCTATTGGTGTTACTTGGGGCTTTCGGGAAGAGAGCGAGTTAAGACAACACGGTGCACAGCATATTATCCACCATCCACAGGAACTGTTGGAAATTCTATAA
- a CDS encoding DUF4342 domain-containing protein — MATKTTFSINSKTITKVFQDLFDSFKSSRLKVSSKNGQEYLNISLLLAVIIGIIFPVAFIALIILSLIAPIEIAILQEVKEEHANQKMIELK; from the coding sequence ATGGCAACTAAAACAACATTCAGCATCAACAGTAAAACAATTACTAAAGTTTTTCAAGATCTTTTTGATTCCTTCAAAAGCTCCCGTTTAAAAGTTTCCTCCAAGAATGGACAAGAATACTTAAATATCTCCTTGTTATTGGCTGTAATCATCGGAATTATTTTCCCTGTAGCTTTCATTGCATTGATTATTTTAAGTCTGATTGCACCGATTGAAATTGCAATCCTTCAAGAAGTAAAAGAAGAGCATGCTAATCAAAAGATGATTGAGCTCAAATAA
- a CDS encoding family 20 glycosylhydrolase codes for MSWLGEEAIKEATKDGFKAVATPASHLYFDITQADRNDGTMTDLAYPQINSLKRVYEFDPSAGLSPAEDQLVLGVQGNMWTALAQDIKDLNVQNFPRLLAVAEIGWAAKSAKDYSAFSHRLDANLPRLDSMRIDYYRPGGYIAGSWGPNDIKETYSFLTFDVSRKIYDNGRAQAGFFFVEGKNFLEIDAV; via the coding sequence ATGAGCTGGCTTGGTGAAGAAGCGATCAAGGAAGCGACCAAAGATGGGTTTAAAGCCGTGGCCACACCAGCATCGCATCTCTATTTTGATATTACACAGGCCGATCGGAATGATGGGACTATGACTGACCTGGCCTATCCGCAGATAAACTCGCTGAAAAGAGTGTATGAATTTGATCCTTCTGCAGGGCTTAGTCCGGCTGAGGATCAGCTTGTCCTCGGTGTTCAGGGAAATATGTGGACAGCGTTGGCCCAGGATATTAAAGACCTGAATGTGCAGAATTTTCCGCGATTGCTTGCGGTTGCTGAAATTGGATGGGCTGCTAAGTCAGCAAAAGATTATTCAGCGTTCAGCCATCGATTGGATGCCAATCTTCCAAGATTAGACTCCATGCGTATTGATTATTATCGTCCCGGGGGATATATTGCCGGATCATGGGGCCCTAATGATATCAAGGAAACGTATAGCTTTCTAACTTTTGACGTGAGCAGGAAGATTTACGATAATGGACGAGCGCAAGCTGGATTTTTCTTTGTGGAGGGGAAGAATTTTCTGGAGATCGATGCCGTATAA
- a CDS encoding family 20 glycosylhydrolase, producing the protein MKIKDYPRYHWRGYMKDVSRTFFDVKTVKKYLDVMALYKMNTFHWHLTDDQGWRIEIKKYPKLTMENATVFHRTEKQPAERSGFYTQEQIKEVVHYARERNITIVPEIDVPGHSWPTILAYPELGVNKNSYPNHIFPFVSSWGYWGNQFTPNTLDPTKEFTYEFLNNVFTEIANLFPGSYIHFGGDEVRHDLWEKEAHVQDFMKQHQIKDVKALQSYFVQRVSDMKTYQRAQRL; encoded by the coding sequence GTGAAAATTAAAGATTATCCCCGCTATCATTGGCGCGGTTATATGAAAGATGTGAGCCGGACATTCTTCGATGTGAAAACCGTGAAAAAGTATTTGGATGTCATGGCATTATACAAAATGAATACGTTCCATTGGCATTTGACGGATGACCAGGGCTGGAGGATCGAAATAAAGAAATATCCCAAATTGACCATGGAAAATGCGACGGTATTTCATCGAACAGAAAAGCAACCTGCAGAACGCAGTGGATTTTATACACAGGAGCAGATCAAGGAAGTTGTTCATTATGCTCGAGAGCGTAATATTACGATTGTGCCCGAGATTGATGTTCCTGGACATTCATGGCCAACCATATTAGCCTATCCTGAACTTGGGGTAAACAAAAATTCCTACCCGAATCACATCTTTCCTTTTGTGTCATCTTGGGGATATTGGGGAAATCAATTTACCCCCAATACATTGGATCCGACAAAAGAGTTTACGTATGAATTCTTAAATAATGTGTTCACTGAAATCGCTAATCTCTTCCCAGGTAGTTATATTCATTTTGGAGGGGATGAGGTTCGTCACGATTTGTGGGAAAAAGAGGCTCACGTGCAGGATTTTATGAAGCAGCACCAGATTAAGGATGTCAAAGCCCTTCAGAGCTATTTCGTTCAACGCGTTTCTGATATGAAAACTTACCAAAGAGCACAGCGATTATGA
- a CDS encoding hybrid sensor histidine kinase/response regulator translates to MVSNLLSNAIKYTNKGQIEVKAFISSDQSSKLHIVVKDTGKGISAKDQGHIFEQYYMTDQKSKHSFGLGLHISKLMTEQLNVTLSVRSQQGKGSIFTLVVPLTEEIKYMKQITSLDKLSKNLRFVVVDDNPINNLFVKQALLHFYDVKIFEDSSTAIAYLEKNNADIIITDLKMFGPTGWDILNTVKDSNLKQEWNSKVIALTSDESQVTVQIPEGQLHQFDGVMTKPLDKAILAQLIAKIL, encoded by the coding sequence ATTGTTTCCAATCTGCTGAGCAATGCGATTAAATATACAAATAAAGGTCAGATCGAGGTGAAAGCATTTATCAGCAGCGATCAGAGCTCCAAATTACATATAGTAGTTAAGGATACAGGAAAAGGTATCTCTGCAAAAGATCAAGGACATATTTTCGAACAATATTATATGACCGATCAAAAATCCAAGCATAGTTTCGGATTGGGCTTACATATATCTAAGCTTATGACCGAGCAACTAAACGTAACCTTAAGTGTTAGAAGCCAACAGGGTAAGGGATCCATATTTACATTAGTCGTTCCATTAACCGAAGAAATTAAATACATGAAACAAATAACGAGCTTAGACAAACTTTCAAAAAACTTACGTTTTGTTGTTGTTGACGATAACCCAATTAATAACTTATTTGTTAAACAGGCATTACTACATTTCTATGATGTAAAGATTTTCGAAGATTCCTCCACTGCAATCGCATACCTCGAAAAGAATAACGCTGACATTATCATTACTGATCTCAAAATGTTTGGCCCTACCGGTTGGGACATTTTGAATACTGTCAAAGACAGTAATCTTAAACAGGAATGGAACAGCAAGGTTATCGCCCTCACTTCAGACGAGTCACAAGTAACCGTACAAATTCCCGAAGGGCAGCTACATCAATTTGATGGCGTCATGACCAAGCCTCTGGACAAGGCTATCCTTGCTCAGCTTATAGCAAAGATTTTGTAA
- the lepB gene encoding signal peptidase I, with protein MILTIFIVLTIVAAYGFWLLFEKAGRKGWEGIVPVYSQWIQSRILGKKTWQLILLIVPIVNVFIFYNLYLDFIHCFGKRRFWENCAAVLVPFIVLPLWGRDKNVQFMNGLYAKNLKVAHAEGRVATKESELEIAHQSYIDYKKKYPYKKSMVREWADAIVFATVAATLIRGFLLEAFMIPSGSMQQSLLIGDYLFVSKLNYGPRIPNTPIAFPFAHHTMPLVGGKAFSELIKIPYKRLPGFQEIKRNDVIVFNAPAGDTVAVENQDLPYYDLVRSMGREAVHQQFTIQTRPVDKREHLIKRCVGMPGDKISMTEGVLFVNDQPGFVAPESQMDYTVITDEAGLDEQRLRDMGIEVSAIQPDVYVIFLTKDQAAMVKSWSNVKSMQMNLRKPGEAEANTFPNDPQYKWNYDNFGPFVIPRKGMTIPLNAQTLPLYERAIRVYENNLLEKKTDGLYINGNRTNSYTFKMDYYWMMGDNRHNSLDARDWGFVPEDHIVGKALFTWMSWNANGNGLSKIRWNRILKGIH; from the coding sequence ATGATACTTACCATCTTTATTGTATTGACTATAGTCGCAGCCTACGGCTTTTGGTTGCTATTTGAAAAGGCAGGACGCAAAGGTTGGGAGGGAATTGTGCCCGTCTATAGTCAGTGGATCCAATCGCGGATACTCGGCAAGAAGACCTGGCAGCTTATTCTGTTGATTGTTCCGATCGTCAATGTTTTTATCTTTTATAATCTCTACCTCGATTTTATTCATTGTTTTGGGAAACGAAGGTTTTGGGAAAACTGCGCTGCTGTGCTGGTTCCGTTTATCGTGCTACCACTTTGGGGCAGAGATAAAAATGTGCAATTTATGAATGGGCTATATGCCAAAAATCTGAAAGTAGCGCATGCCGAAGGTCGCGTGGCGACAAAGGAATCTGAACTGGAAATTGCGCATCAATCGTATATAGACTATAAGAAGAAATATCCCTATAAAAAATCGATGGTACGAGAATGGGCGGATGCGATTGTTTTTGCGACTGTCGCTGCTACCTTGATTCGTGGTTTTTTATTGGAGGCATTTATGATTCCTTCGGGGTCTATGCAACAGTCTCTCCTCATTGGAGATTATCTTTTTGTCAGTAAATTAAATTACGGGCCCCGTATTCCAAATACACCTATAGCCTTTCCTTTTGCACATCATACGATGCCATTAGTAGGAGGAAAAGCATTCTCCGAACTCATTAAAATTCCTTACAAACGATTGCCCGGATTTCAAGAAATAAAACGGAATGATGTGATCGTTTTTAATGCACCTGCAGGTGACACCGTTGCTGTTGAAAATCAAGACTTGCCCTATTATGACTTGGTGCGTAGCATGGGGCGTGAAGCAGTACATCAACAATTTACAATTCAGACCCGCCCAGTCGATAAACGCGAACATTTAATTAAACGCTGTGTGGGAATGCCCGGGGATAAAATTAGCATGACAGAAGGAGTATTGTTTGTGAACGACCAACCAGGTTTTGTAGCCCCGGAAAGCCAGATGGATTATACCGTGATCACAGATGAGGCAGGTCTGGACGAACAGCGCCTGAGAGATATGGGAATAGAAGTCTCTGCTATTCAACCAGACGTTTATGTAATCTTTTTAACCAAAGATCAGGCAGCAATGGTGAAATCCTGGTCCAATGTCAAATCCATGCAAATGAACTTGCGTAAACCTGGAGAAGCTGAGGCAAATACTTTTCCGAACGATCCACAATATAAATGGAACTACGATAACTTTGGCCCATTTGTTATTCCTCGAAAGGGCATGACTATTCCTCTGAATGCACAGACCTTACCACTCTATGAGCGAGCCATAAGGGTGTATGAAAATAACCTGTTGGAAAAGAAAACGGATGGGCTTTATATCAATGGAAATCGAACAAATTCCTACACCTTTAAAATGGATTATTATTGGATGATGGGAGATAATAGGCACAACTCGCTCGATGCGAGGGACTGGGGATTTGTTCCTGAGGATCATATTGTCGGAAAAGCATTATTTACCTGGATGAGCTGGAACGCAAATGGCAATGGGCTTTCCAAAATACGATGGAATAGAATTCTCAAAGGCATCCATTAA
- a CDS encoding TonB-dependent receptor domain-containing protein produces the protein MNRYIIFSLIAAQQLFFPCYGQENSIELEEVKVGGRRYHRAAEGALSIQLLTADSIQKYQAGSLMQTLSRLPGVNAIGIGANQSKPQIRGLGFNRVATVENGIKHEGQQWGLDHGLEIDQFSVGSAEVLKGASSFLYGSDAIGGVIRLSPPAELQETGFKGQFNLLTKSNNATFGGSVQAQGRKGNWVFGGGFTHLEYGDYRVPTDTVYVYNYAVRLKDRHVRNTAGRETHFQLRGGYLSDRFSSIFYLSNYHTKFGFFTNAHGLEPRGVDTALYDKSSRDIGFPSQTVNHLKLINRNFIDLDKHKLWIDLGYQKNYRQEYNNYTAHGYMPPVYPKDMTIPINLERLYDKQVYSISVKNQFDLATHRLTLGANGEYEDNRIDGWSFLIPTFRQKAMGLFVYDQYKLADETMLYGALRYDYSHIQTSPYQDWFESKLEDNQSGRIVRASALSRHFNSLVWSIGAAHQFGDLETKINVGKSFRAPIAQELGANGVNYHYFSYEKGNQSLSPEQSYQLDLSLAWSPRKVFVAFTPFFNYFSNYIYLNPTSRYDQYYGAGNQIFEYMESRVRRYGAELKLSYQPLKQWKVELLGEYVRSEQLSGAKKGYTLPFSPAPSALMDISWTAKNSKHFKETYLSVDCKWTAAQHHIVPPEESTAAYQVFNFRAGTQLRFSGSALQLRLQVQNLFDKKYMDHTSFYRLISLPEQGRNFMLSIGVPFGKQSRS, from the coding sequence ATGAATAGGTATATCATTTTTTCCCTTATCGCAGCACAACAGCTATTTTTCCCATGTTATGGACAGGAAAATAGTATCGAGCTTGAAGAAGTAAAAGTTGGCGGGCGACGTTATCACCGGGCAGCAGAAGGAGCATTATCGATCCAGCTATTGACTGCCGACTCTATACAAAAATACCAGGCGGGAAGTTTAATGCAGACATTAAGCAGACTTCCCGGCGTTAATGCCATAGGCATAGGTGCTAATCAGTCTAAACCGCAGATTAGAGGGCTCGGATTTAATCGTGTGGCCACGGTAGAAAATGGCATTAAACATGAAGGCCAGCAATGGGGGTTGGATCATGGATTGGAAATCGATCAATTCAGTGTAGGGAGTGCCGAGGTACTAAAGGGGGCCAGCTCATTTCTATATGGCTCGGATGCCATTGGCGGTGTCATTCGGCTATCACCGCCAGCGGAACTACAGGAGACAGGTTTTAAAGGGCAGTTTAACCTATTGACAAAGTCAAACAACGCTACTTTTGGCGGATCGGTACAAGCACAGGGCCGAAAAGGGAATTGGGTATTTGGAGGAGGATTCACGCACCTGGAATATGGCGATTACCGTGTCCCCACAGATACAGTCTATGTTTACAATTATGCGGTACGCCTAAAAGATCGGCATGTTCGCAACACTGCGGGACGAGAGACACATTTTCAACTACGCGGCGGATATCTATCAGATCGTTTTTCTTCGATTTTCTACCTGAGTAATTATCATACAAAGTTTGGCTTCTTTACCAATGCGCACGGCTTGGAACCAAGGGGCGTAGATACAGCACTTTATGACAAATCCAGTCGTGACATCGGTTTCCCAAGCCAGACGGTCAATCACCTGAAGCTTATTAACCGCAACTTTATCGATCTGGATAAGCACAAGCTTTGGATAGATCTGGGCTATCAGAAAAATTACCGGCAAGAATATAACAATTACACCGCGCATGGTTATATGCCACCTGTTTATCCAAAAGATATGACTATCCCCATCAATTTGGAAAGGTTATATGACAAACAGGTCTATAGTATCTCTGTAAAAAACCAATTTGATTTGGCCACACATCGACTTACCCTAGGTGCAAATGGAGAGTATGAGGATAACCGTATTGATGGTTGGAGCTTCCTTATCCCCACTTTTCGCCAAAAGGCAATGGGCCTATTCGTCTATGATCAATACAAACTCGCGGACGAAACCATGCTATATGGGGCATTGCGTTACGATTACAGCCATATTCAGACATCACCTTATCAGGATTGGTTCGAATCAAAGCTGGAAGATAATCAGTCGGGCAGAATAGTCCGGGCTTCGGCGCTCAGTCGCCATTTCAATAGCCTGGTTTGGTCTATAGGAGCGGCACATCAATTCGGAGATCTAGAAACAAAAATCAATGTAGGAAAAAGTTTCAGGGCCCCCATTGCACAGGAGCTTGGCGCCAATGGTGTCAACTATCACTACTTCAGTTATGAAAAAGGCAATCAATCCCTGTCGCCCGAACAATCCTACCAGCTGGATTTATCATTGGCCTGGAGTCCCAGAAAAGTCTTTGTCGCCTTTACACCATTCTTTAATTACTTTTCCAATTATATCTACCTCAACCCCACGTCGCGCTACGATCAATATTATGGTGCTGGCAATCAAATCTTTGAATATATGGAAAGCCGTGTTCGCCGCTATGGAGCTGAATTGAAGCTCAGCTATCAGCCTTTGAAACAATGGAAAGTAGAATTATTGGGCGAATACGTCCGATCAGAACAACTATCGGGTGCAAAGAAAGGCTATACACTTCCATTCTCTCCGGCGCCTTCAGCGTTGATGGACATCAGCTGGACAGCAAAAAACAGCAAACATTTTAAAGAGACCTACCTTTCCGTCGATTGCAAATGGACAGCTGCACAGCATCATATTGTTCCGCCAGAAGAGTCCACAGCAGCTTATCAGGTCTTCAACTTTCGAGCAGGAACACAGCTTCGGTTTTCGGGATCTGCCCTCCAATTACGCTTACAGGTTCAAAATCTATTTGATAAGAAGTATATGGATCATACCAGCTTTTATCGGCTGATCTCATTGCCTGAACAGGGGAGGAATTTTATGCTATCCATTGGAGTTCCCTTTGGAAAACAGTCCAGATCGTAA
- a CDS encoding DUF4625 domain-containing protein: MKTLQKYTLITVLLTMAVACKKDKESIDTEKPVITIDSETAFPKQCSTIKRGTSFTFHSKLSDNVALGSYSIDVHHNFDHHSHSTEIGECTIEPIKTPIKPFTLVKTVNIPGQPQQYDAELKIDVPADIDPGNYHFMIQVTDLAGWSSQKGISIRILE, from the coding sequence ATGAAAACACTTCAAAAATACACACTTATTACAGTGTTACTTACGATGGCCGTTGCCTGTAAGAAAGATAAGGAAAGCATCGATACCGAAAAACCGGTCATCACCATCGATTCCGAAACAGCCTTTCCAAAACAGTGCAGCACCATTAAACGCGGTACAAGCTTTACTTTCCACAGTAAGCTATCCGACAATGTAGCGCTCGGAAGCTATAGTATTGATGTACACCACAATTTTGATCATCATTCGCATAGCACAGAAATCGGAGAGTGTACTATAGAACCTATCAAAACGCCTATCAAACCCTTTACTTTAGTCAAGACGGTCAATATTCCGGGTCAGCCACAGCAATATGATGCCGAATTAAAAATCGATGTGCCAGCAGATATCGATCCCGGTAATTATCATTTTATGATTCAGGTGACTGACCTGGCGGGATGGAGTAGCCAGAAGGGGATCAGCATCCGTATACTCGAGTAA
- a CDS encoding DUF4625 domain-containing protein, with product MKTRNIRFFFLLSTILLGFLSSCKKDNEEIPALAKPQIGTLEIGSGNNKTVQAGSDLHLEGDIVAEALIAKIEIEVHQEGGGQYKFTKAYTDGKYIGVKNATFHEHIDVPADAPAGAYHFHFTVTDKAGNATTAESPLTIQGSDAKVAYKLVFTEVAGEAHGDHFHDLADKEKVEPIAISFDEKGTALAGGHAHLNPAGIYKIELKQFDASSKEIQGQYISNKATADYYKAFLTGGSFVLNPNSSTGNGAIFQTKETNYDDGTAVNGATETTGIITYFTAGKDNEGEKNVFFVLRKFNDASTKAKVTRTDWNLSDYATKFAGQDLIKLSFELHAEEGED from the coding sequence ATGAAAACTAGAAACATTCGCTTCTTCTTCCTGTTAAGTACAATTCTTTTAGGCTTCCTATCGTCCTGTAAGAAAGATAACGAGGAAATTCCAGCACTTGCAAAACCCCAGATAGGCACACTTGAAATCGGCAGTGGCAATAATAAAACTGTCCAAGCGGGATCAGATCTTCATCTTGAAGGTGATATTGTTGCCGAAGCACTGATTGCTAAAATCGAAATTGAGGTTCATCAAGAAGGTGGCGGTCAGTATAAGTTTACAAAAGCCTATACGGATGGAAAATACATTGGCGTGAAAAATGCGACATTTCATGAACACATTGATGTTCCCGCTGATGCTCCCGCCGGGGCATATCATTTTCATTTTACGGTAACCGACAAAGCCGGAAATGCGACTACAGCTGAATCACCATTGACCATACAAGGTTCAGATGCCAAAGTTGCTTATAAGCTTGTATTTACAGAAGTAGCCGGCGAAGCCCATGGAGACCATTTCCATGATCTTGCCGACAAAGAAAAGGTAGAGCCAATTGCTATCAGCTTTGATGAGAAGGGAACAGCATTGGCTGGAGGACATGCACACCTCAATCCCGCAGGTATCTATAAAATTGAATTAAAACAATTTGATGCTTCTTCAAAAGAAATCCAGGGACAATACATCAGCAATAAAGCAACTGCAGACTACTACAAAGCATTCCTTACGGGTGGTTCTTTCGTTTTAAATCCGAATAGCAGTACAGGAAATGGTGCAATCTTTCAAACGAAAGAAACGAACTACGATGATGGCACTGCAGTAAACGGAGCAACGGAGACGACAGGGATTATCACTTATTTTACGGCAGGAAAAGACAATGAAGGCGAGAAAAATGTATTCTTTGTACTTCGCAAGTTTAACGATGCCAGCACAAAGGCAAAAGTTACCCGTACTGACTGGAACTTATCGGATTATGCTACTAAGTTTGCTGGTCAAGACCTCATAAAGCTATCTTTTGAACTCCACGCAGAGGAAGGAGAAGATTAG
- a CDS encoding PepSY-like domain-containing protein: protein MNCKLIWSAFVLALTTTGAIAQDIPQSQVPAVVVNSFQQKFPKAKKVDWELKGNVYEAEFETGLFGIDQEAWFQHNGKLLRYKTEINKRELPKSVLDRVKRDFPGYRIEDAKKITAEQKVSYAFEVKSRKEEWKVVLDPQGNVLTKVRD from the coding sequence ATGAACTGTAAATTAATCTGGAGTGCTTTCGTACTTGCACTGACAACAACAGGAGCTATTGCTCAGGATATACCACAAAGTCAAGTTCCCGCTGTCGTGGTGAATAGTTTCCAACAGAAATTTCCAAAAGCCAAAAAAGTAGATTGGGAATTGAAGGGGAATGTTTATGAAGCGGAGTTTGAAACGGGTTTATTTGGCATTGACCAGGAAGCTTGGTTTCAGCATAACGGAAAACTTTTGCGGTATAAAACTGAAATCAACAAAAGAGAACTACCGAAGAGTGTGCTGGACCGGGTGAAAAGAGATTTTCCGGGCTATCGCATTGAAGACGCAAAAAAGATTACCGCCGAACAGAAAGTGAGTTATGCGTTTGAAGTGAAAAGTCGAAAAGAGGAGTGGAAGGTGGTACTCGATCCACAGGGAAATGTGCTTACGAAAGTAAGGGACTAA